The Salvia splendens isolate huo1 chromosome 21, SspV2, whole genome shotgun sequence genome includes a window with the following:
- the LOC121783497 gene encoding putative GEM-like protein 3, translated as MELPKINVNAVEEIGDEMKSVPLDPDPKDPPPGPHPIPDVAAPKPAGNGDTDARGLASVGDSDLKESSTGGAEESSAEGVRAKKSVRWSQELVTETPVPRDSDRGSANPYESYSPSPAHDSSSFNFKETMGSVKDVLGRWRKKVGEASQKAEEFAGNTWQHLKTSPSMADAALGRIAQGTKVLAEGGYEKIFRQTFETVPEEQLKNSFACYLSTSAGPVMGVLYVSTAKLAFCSDTPLSYQGSDKTEWSYYKVVIPLHQLKAINPSTSRTNPAEKYMQVISIDDHEFWYMGFLNYNSAVECLEQAFISRDAQSV; from the exons ATGGAGCTGCCAAAGATCAATGTAAACGCTGTCGAAGAAATCGGCGACGAAATGAAATCGGTACCATTAGATCCGGATCCGAAGGATCCGCCCCCCGGCCCCCACCCGATTCCAGATGTCGCCGCCCCGAAGCCAGCGGGGAATGGAGATACTGATGCCCGAGGCCTAGCTAGTGTCGGTGATTCAGATTTGAAGGAATCGAGTACTGGTGGAGCAGAGGAGAGCAGCGCGGAGGGTGTGAGGGCGAAGAAATCGGTGCGGTGGAGCCAGGAACTGGTGACCGAGACGCCGGTGCCTAGGGATTCCGATCGCGGATCCGCCAATCCCTACGAGAGTTACTCGCCGTCGCCGGCGCATGATTCCTCGTCATTCAATTTCAAAG AAACTATGGGTAGCGTGAAAGATGTGCTGGGGAGATGGAGGAAGAAAGTCGGAGAAGCATCCCAAAAGGCTGAGGAATTTGCTGGGAACACTTGGCAACACC TGAAAACAAGCCCAAGCATGGCGGATGCTGCCTTAGGACGAATTGCGCAAGGAACAAAGGTTCTAGCTGAAGGCGGTTATGAAAAAATATTTCGTCAAACATTTGAGACTGTTCCAGAGGAGCAACTAAAAAATTCATTTGCATGTTACTTATCCACTTCAGCTGGTCCTGTCATGGGTGTTTTGTATGTCTCAACTGCAAAGCTTGCATTCTGTAGTGACACTCCACTTTCCTATCAAGGTTCTGATAAGACTGAATGGAGCTATTATAAG GTTGTTATCCCGTTGCATCAACTCAAAGCCATCAACCCTTCAACAAGCAGAACAAATCCAGCCGAAAAGTATATGCAGGTGATATCCATCGACGACCATGAATTCTGGTACATGGGTTTTTTAAACTACAACAGCGCAGTGGAATGCCTCGAGCAGGCCTTTATCAGCCGCGACGCTCAATCAGTGTAA